The segment CCGGCTTACGAAAGATACCCGCAATATCGCCGGAGCGGACATACCGCTTTTTGTAAAGATGGATTTCCCCCGCGCCGAGTACGACCTTTTCATAACACCTTTGTGGATAGACGCGGCCATTGACGCCCTGCGCGAGATAGAAACCGCAAGAAAGAAGATAGAGATCCTCGAGGAGGGCGTGCGTATATTAAAACACGAACTGCGCATTACGACCCAGCGGGTCAATCTTTTCGAGAAGATCAAGATTCCGGAGGCAAAAGAGGCCATAAGGCTTATCAAAATATACATAGGCGACCAGATGGCGAATACGGTAGGCAGAAGTAAGATA is part of the Candidatus Omnitrophota bacterium genome and harbors:
- a CDS encoding V-type ATP synthase subunit D produces the protein MKVKLTKGELKRQRDALRQYERYLPTLQLKKQQLQLEILHQQVTLDKERLDEEEKMNNAMSWAGLLSDVQFDPKKYVKSGRLTKDTRNIAGADIPLFVKMDFPRAEYDLFITPLWIDAAIDALREIETARKKIEILEEGVRILKHELRITTQRVNLFEKIKIPEAKEAIRLIKIYIGDQMANTVGRSKI